In Deltaproteobacteria bacterium, the genomic stretch TGAGTCGTATCGGACGCCGCAAGGAGTGAACCATGCACAAGAAAATTTATTTGTACACACGATTCGAGCGGTTTTGGCACTGGGTGCAGGCGCTGCTTATTTTCTTTCTGCTTCTGACCGGATTCGAGGTTCATGGAACATTGAGTCTTTTTGGATTCCAGAAGGCGGTGGAACTGCATAACTTCTTGGGGCTGACCTGGGTCGTGCTCTTTGTTTTCATCGTTTTCTGGGTGCTGACCACGGGCGAATGGCGGCAGTATATCCCGACCACCAAGAAACTGTTCGAGGTCATTGGCTATTATTCGTCCGGCATTTTCAAGGGCAAGCCCCATCCGGTGAAAAAATCCAGGGAAGCCAAGCACAATCCGTTGCAGCGCCTGACCTATCTCGGCCTGACCACGGTCTTGCTGACCCTGCAAATGGCCACGGGCCTGCTGTATTATCTCTACAACGATTGGCCCGTCTGGGGCTGGACCTTCCTGGACCTGGGTCTTTTGGCCCTGGTCCATCTTGCCTGCGC encodes the following:
- a CDS encoding cytochrome b/b6 domain-containing protein, which produces MHKKIYLYTRFERFWHWVQALLIFFLLLTGFEVHGTLSLFGFQKAVELHNFLGLTWVVLFVFIVFWVLTTGEWRQYIPTTKKLFEVIGYYSSGIFKGKPHPVKKSREAKHNPLQRLTYLGLTTVLLTLQMATGLLYYLYNDWPVWGWTFLDLGLLALVHLACAFAIVSFVVVHVYMTTTGHTLTAHIAAMFSGWEEVEEGEVADWEVQRKR